The Xylocopa sonorina isolate GNS202 chromosome 5, iyXylSono1_principal, whole genome shotgun sequence genome segment TACGGATTACTATATACCAAGACTGATTGTTAGTCTAAAGTTCGATTTACCGTCAGCGAGGCTAAGTTTGCGAGACTGTCTCAGTGGGTCGCAATTAAACCGTCGTCTTTCCAGGGGACGCGAACGGGTATGGAATCCAGCTACCGTCGAGAGACACTTATAAATGGCCACCGGTGGCTACGGACAGCAAATAGGACAGGGTGGCGAGCTCGAATGCCCGCAAACTGATACGCGATGGTACCGGAACGCGCGAAACGAATAGTCCGCATAATTACACGCGGTACAACCTATTCACCTGGTCGATATTTCCATCGAGCTTATCGGTGTCATTGGACACGACGTTTTATCGCGGCTGTTCGAAGCGCGAGTACGCGTACATCGCGAACGCGTCGAAGACAATCGATACGGCATACATTTACCTATGCGTGCAATCCGACCATGACCTCGAAACAATTGTtccattctttcgatacgaTCTATCGCGAACGTCGTCGCTTCGTGTCGTTTCAAAACAAGGGAAAGAAGGTGACTAACCGAGATCCTAACGCGGTGTTAACACTGACCTAGTCGCCGCTCAACAGGCCAAGCTGGTGCGAAAGGTGCTCCATTAATTGTTCAGCGTCGAATCGACGGTCGCACCGCGAAAATGAATATTCATCCGCCTCATTGGGAATTTAATTAACTTCGCTCTATCATTGCACGTTACGCAACGATCTTATTATAACTTGCGATTCAAGAGGTTACCGTAATGCGTACCGCCAGTCCGAACTTGTTACTGGCGCTGCGGAAAAATCGGGTCGGAGGAAGGAGAATAAAATCgaatgaaatgaaataaaagaaGACCGATGAAATTAACGAAAGCGGTCAATCGGAAACCGGTACGACACGTTCCTCGATCTAGCCTGCTAGATTTACGATTCATGAATGAAAGGACTTTATCGATTCCGgtcaactctctctctttctctcccgcgCGAGATATTTCGGGGTCGAATGAGTAATAGGAATGGTCGGTGATTAATTCTGTTATTCCCATTGAGCAACATTGCTCGCGAACCAAAGGAATTGCCGAGAGCGCCTGACAGAGATTTCTTACCGAAGGACAAATCACGGGCCAGTGGCGCTTATCGTTCATTGAAACTGGATGTTACTCGAAGGATTAATGGTAGGGACCGTCGTCGTCTCGAGCACGCTCGCCGGAGTTTCGATACGCGTCGTTTACGTCAGCCACCGTCTCATCTCCGACAATGAGAAAGCGGTTGCACCTGTACGCGGCTATAATCACGGTATTTGCACACTTGGTGACCTTGTAGGTATCCGTATCGCTCAGTGAAGCCTTGAACTTGCACGCTGAAGAATCTGGTACGAACCTGGCAGAGGATCGAGTCGGACTACTTGCTCCGTGTCTCTCGATTCTCCGCCGAGAGACGGCTGGCTCTTACATTTTCTCTGTCGTTGATCATTCCTTTACAGATTACGTAATTCCATTGAAACGCAGCACGATTCCACCATGCTTCCTCTTCGTCTCGTGTATCTgcctgttttctttttttctttcttttctggaACTAAAACGCGGCGCGAATCGACTGTGTCGAAAGTGCACCGCCATCAAAATTCCTTTAAGGCCGCAAAAACAGAAAATCTATATCGTGCAACCCTTTCGCGTCTCTACCATCCGCCAGCGTCACCCTCTTTTTACCACCGACCATTAACATAACTCTCGATCGTGAAATTACTCGGAGGGTTCAACCTTCTTGCAAGGTTAAGCGCAAAATCGCGCACCGTCTGACTGGATTTTTCTACTTGCCCGCCGCTCCGAGGCGATTATCCGTAATGGCGGTTCTGCGAAGGCAACAATTGCTCAGAAGAACACGCCGATCACGCTTATCGTTCCTTAATTCCTATGGAATCGCGTTACGCAACGCTCGTCGCCTTTACGACGGCGatttttttcttctcgtttTTTCTTTTCGACTCGCGCGAGATGCGCTTGACCGCCGCGAGCGCCGCTTAAGGTCAATGTCGAAGCGGATCGATCGAACATTCGGCGGAGTCGGACCGATCGATCCATCCGCGACCAGGAAAGGAGGAAATTTGACATTTAGTAATAGGCGAAATGCAGCCACGAAGCTGGCTCGAACATCCTGTTACACGCGCGACAGTTTAATCGATGTGTTCGTGCAACATCTTGATCGCAATCTTTATTCCCACGCGTGTACTGTGGGGAATAAAGGAAACAAGAAGAGCCAGTgaaagattcgacgaaatacgatcaatttttttcttttatattggtTTCTCTTTATGTATGAACATGTCAGAGTATAAGTTTAACTTTTCAATCAGATTCTGCGCACTGGCGAAACTACTGATATACGCTTTGCGATTTCAAGTTCAAATTCTTGCCTCCACTCCATCTTGATACGCTTTGGAAAACATCGCGTGAAACAATATTTGAAGTAGAGGAAACGCGCAAGGTAATCCCGCGAGTGGTTCTCGTGTAGAAACGCACTGCACTCAAGGATCTATTTTTATTCACCGTGCATATCTGTGTGAAAATACAGGATTTTTTTCTCGACACGTTACACTCAGTGGCAATCTCGAGGCGTGGCGTTATTTTCGAATAGGAAGCGGGCGTTTCCGTGTGCACACGAGGAAGGAAACGCGAGGAAATCGGACGGTAGCGAGCGCAGCTAGCGAAGAAGAAATCTCGTACGTCGCTAGAGTTGGACGATTTATTCTCGTCTTCTGACTGGCGCCAGCTGATCGTCGTCATATGGGTACTGCGCAATTAAAGATTCAATTTCGCGTCGAATTATAGTTATCCAGGCTGGGGAAAATGATATGTTATTACAGGTCTGCCCAACCTGTTCTGTTCCTCGTGCACTGATGACTTCTTTCGCTCCGCGAGGGTTTGTCGAACAATTAAAATCATCGAAAAATGTTCCAAGAACATTGCTCGTCGATGGATGATGATAAAATATAGTTGGAATTGCGTAATATGGAAATTGACTAGGAATAGTATGCGTTTAGTTTGAGAGAGTCGAATCAATTTCGTACAGATTGGAGTTCTGCTGTTGTTGTCGAGCTTCCTACCGAATGCCAATCGAATCGACGAATCTACGATGTTTCCATATGGATCGGTGCTACATCGATAAATCAACGGGTCTTAATGACTTCGCTAGAAAGGCGGTGCATCGATGGagaacaacaacagcaacaacgaAACATCAATCTTCGTGTAATGCATAAATTTGGTTTGCACCGCGATTGAATGCGATGCGGGTTGAAAGGAGATTCATCGTATGCAAATTGACGATCGATTGTCGAGTCCGTGGGGTGAATTATATCCATGTTGGTCGTCGTTATGGCTGACAAAGGCACGGTTGGTACCACCGTCATCCGAATGGTTTACGAGCCAACGTAATAATCGTACGATCCAGAAAGTTGTACGCTGTAACTATTCAATTACGCGTACATATGTACCAAGTTAGAAAGTATTGGATCGGCTCGAAACTATTCGGATCGCATGCAGGTACATAAAGCGTCGCCATTTTTCATTTTCGACTGATTATAATCGTGACCAGCTTACGCACGTCAATCTACTTGATACATGGCAAAGCTAAACGTTAGAATTCTAAATCGAGCCACTTAATCGATCCCATTCAGAGGGCTGAACATTTTTCGAAGAGACATTCGAATCAACACGTTGTATTGAACGATGATTAATTAGAGTAATTCGTATTACGGGTTGCCGCAAGGCCATCGATAGTCGCCTCACGCGAACGGCAGCGCGACCAGCAAGATAAATAACAAGAAACGACGAAGGCGTCTTCACTCTGGCAATTATATCGAAGCGAAAGGTGGATCCTTTTGATCGAACCTTGAACGTTCGCTCGTAGCGATTTTCTCGCGATGCACGATGCTCGTCGCGTACCCGCACACTCGGTTGCACAACCAGCCCGGAAACGCTTTATTGGTGGCTAATTGTTCGCGGTGTTATCTCGCGTCGACATAACGGTTATGGAAATACCACGGAAAAAACGAAATTGCCTTTCTAAATCCCGGCCTCCTGGTTCGAACTGCGTCTCAGAGTCTTTATGAACCAAATGTTTGCCTCGTGTCGTAAAATTTTAATGAATTTTTACGGATGATTGTTGACGTCGAGTCTGATTGCTCGGTTAGGCAATTAACTTAGTTAATGACATTTTAATTACACTTATAACCAGCCGTGCATCAGTTTCAAGATTGCGCACACATTACCACTGCCTTTGTTGCTCAATTTCTTGCATTTCATTCGAAACTAAAAAGGATTTTGTGTATTATGGAGGCGCCATTTATACGCTCCTTCTGATTCGTCATGACGTTACAATTGCGAGATCCTTATGAGTCACGGCAAGGATGTGTTTCGCGCTAttaattctactttcgaaacggTTTCATACTCAGTTAGCTTAACGTGTTAAGTTGTTCCCCTATGACACGGATTTATTGTCATTGCGGCAAATAAACATCGacataaattattttattaaagCACTGTGTATGTGTTCGAGAGATATGCACGTACAATGTCTTTTAACATTGCACCACCGATACGAAAGCAATacaattttaaatttattaaagCTTGAAGCAAATACGGttgatttaaatttaaattcgcAGCAAGTAGAGTGGGTTCGCGCCAATAAACATTTACTTTTATCGCTAACAGATAGCGTGGTTTTACGATTGTATAGTTTCGTGGTTCTCTGTGAGACGGCAGCATCTATCACTTCTCGTATTTCCATGGAGTGTATCGGAATATTTCGTTCTTTTAAGTACCTTTTCAACTCTGCAAACGAAACCGTTCTATTATTTTTATCTTAATACGTTCTCCGGTTTTTTTCCCGTAATAAAAGCTTAAAATATGACGGACCCTAACCTATCGCGCGACTTCCTGCACGCATGTCAGAATGGAGAGTTATCAAGAGTGGAAACTCTCGTATCGAAACACGACGTTCAAGATTGGACCCTCTTCCGGTACTTCACATCCGGCGACACCGCGTTGCACGTCGCTGCGCGCGGGGGTCATTTGAATATCGTTCGATACTTATGCGAGGCTTTCGAGAAACCAGATTTCAGAGTCGACGTCGCCAATAAAGATATGAAACGACCTCTGCACGAGGCGGCACAATTTGCCCACAGCGATGTCGTAAAATATTTAATCAAAAAAGGTGTTTGTCCCCCGCGAAATGCGTCCCTCTTTTTAAAGCGTGTCATTCACGAGACTGCCTCCATTTAAAGGTGCGACGGTGGATTCTTTGAAACGCGCTGATTGGACACCACTAATGCTGGCTTGCACGAAAACCGGAAACGAGGCATTCGAATGCATCGCTGCACTTTTAGAGGCGAAAGCGAATCCGTTTTTGCGAAATAAGGACGGATGGACACCGTTGCACATAGTCTGTCGTTCTGGCGATGAAAATGCTTTTGATTTATTGGTGAATCAGTCTGCTAAGTCTATCCAAGATCGAAGTAACAATGGTCGCAGTGTTATGCACATTGCTGGTAATAATTTTGCGCGCATTCCATATTTTATCGATCATCGTGgatatttaattataaaatgCGAATTTTTTACTTATTCAGCGTTCCATGGTCATGAAGGATTAATCGATCGGCTCGTGGCGCTTGATCCAAACTTGTTGAATGCACGAGATTCTTCAGAATCCACTCCTCTTCACGAAGCGATTAAAGGACGCCATTTGTACGCAGTAAGGCG includes the following:
- the LOC143423674 gene encoding ankyrin repeat domain-containing protein 16 produces the protein MTDPNLSRDFLHACQNGELSRVETLVSKHDVQDWTLFRYFTSGDTALHVAARGGHLNIVRYLCEAFEKPDFRVDVANKDMKRPLHEAAQFAHSDVVKYLIKKGATVDSLKRADWTPLMLACTKTGNEAFECIAALLEAKANPFLRNKDGWTPLHIVCRSGDENAFDLLVNQSAKSIQDRSNNGRSVMHIAAFHGHEGLIDRLVALDPNLLNARDSSESTPLHEAIKGRHLYAVRRLVDLGADVGATDSVGQTILHVAALIGDVDAIKYILEGNLIDVHSEALFNVTPLAASRRSNQKDAIECLIKYGAIK